TTCAGAATGTTAGTAGAACAAGGCAAGACTTATCTACTACGCATAATCAATGCAGGAGTGGATGAAATTATGTTCTTTGCCATAGCTCAACACAATATCACAGTTGTAGGTGTAGATGCAAGCTACATCAAGCCATTACCAAGAGATTATATAGTGATACCCCCAGGTCAGACAATTGATGCTTTGCTAGAGGCAAACCAATCTCCTAATCAATATTACATGGCTGCAAGAGCTTATTCAAGTGGCCAAGGAGTCGTATTTGATAACACAACAACCACTGCAATTCTCCAATACTCTGCTCATCAATACACCCCATCTTCATTCCCTTCCCTCCCTTATCTACCCTTTTACAATGACACAGCAGCATCAGTGTCCTTCACAGGTGCTCTTAGGAGCTTAGCAAGTAAAGACCATCCAGCCAAGGTCCCATTAATGGTGGACACTCAATTGATCAGTACAATCTCTGTTAACACATTCCCATGCCGTAGCATCAACAACAGTACATGTCAAGGACCCAATGGGACAAGGTTTGCAGCAAGTATGAACAACATTACTTACAGGAACCCATCAGTTTCCATATTACAAGCATACTACAAAGACATGATCAAGGTGTTTGGTGAATCTTTCCCAAACCAACCGCCTTTGATCTACAATTTTACAGGGGACTTCTTGCCACAACAGCTACAAACACCGATGCGGGGTACTGAAGTAAAGCTACTGGATTATAATTCAGCTATGGAAATTGTTTTGCAAGGAACAAACTTGGTTGCAGGGGAAGACCATCCAATGCATCTCCATGGACATAGCTTTTGTTTAGTTGGATGGGGATTTGGGAATTTCGACAAGAACAAGGATCCATTGCGGTATAACCTCATTGATCCTCCTCTCCAAAACACTGGTTTAGTCCCGAAGAAGGGTTGGATTGCAATCAGATTCAGAGCAGATAACCCTGGTACGTTTCACTGAGCTCATGAATTTACTAATGTTTTCATACTTGCAGCATTTCCATTATCTGTGTTTGTTGTTGTAGTAGCAACAATGTTGGTGATTTTGGTGATTGATTTCAGGGGTTTGGTTCATGCATTGCCATTTGGAGCGTCACCTTACATGGGGAATGGATACTGTGCTCATAACAAAGAATGGTCTGTCTCCAGGAGCTCAACTAGTGCCTCCACCTGCAGACCTCCCACCATGTTGATCAATCTTTttctatctcttttcttctttctctcccctttGTGATTGTGTGTACTTGGTACTGGTCTCAGGTTGGAGATTAGCAATAAATGTAACTTCACTATGAGTGAATACCTTTGGAGAAGTCTTGCATTGTTTTGCTGTTCAGTTCTGTTTTACAGAGTTGTAACTTAATCCATGGAAATAATTACCACCATCTGAATTCTTTCTATTGAAATATTGCTATCCCTTTCAACCTTAGAAATGGTGACTGGTTCCATCAGTTGAGGGTTAATCAGGACTGGGGCACAGTTTGGTAGAGGAACAGAGGATCCTCTGTAGCTATCCTCTTAACTTGGGCTCCTCTACCTAATAGTTCGAGATTTATGTTGgaatctaacatggtatcagaacctCATGTGCAGTCTTTCCAACATTTATGATCATTCCACATTACATGTCTCTGCACGATTTTCCCCCGTTTACCCGTAACATGTTTTCTTCCTTCCCTAGtaaacttttcttctttgtagCAAAACAAACAAATGAAATTTAATAGGAACAGATGGATACTATACTAAACCATTTAACAACATATTACATCATGATCACTAAGCAGACCAACCTGCAAGTCACTATTTTATAGCTGCTAGATCATATTCCTTGACTCCACATTTAGCACCAAGGTGAAGATTTTGGACTACAACTCTATTGTTGAGGTTATTTTGCAGGGGACCAGGCCAACACTATGGTTGGAGTTCCTCAGAATGGATGGGTAGCCATCTGATTCAGAGCTGATAATCCTAGTGACTTCAATTCTGTTTTATAATTTTCCAGTTCATatctctgtaattttttttttttttttttttgtggtacaCTACTGTTGTAATCACTGTGATCAACCAAAGAAGCAGAGATTAAACTAACTAAACATTTTCTTACAGTATTAAGGAAGTAAAATTCATTAAGTATTTATCAAAATACCAATATATAATAGTATAAGCTCTAGAGAAATTTGCACAAAAATAAGATTAGCAATATATAGTTGATTTGTGGGAAACAATATCTGTTAATATATGTGGATGGAGTAGTTATGATCCATATTCATCACAGTAGAAATGTAAATGGGCCAGGTTTGGCCCAGTCTATTAGTAAGAGCTGAAAGACCAAATTCCATAACTTTGGATGTCGACCAGCCCATGATGGGATCCAAAAGACACATAACTTGCAAAGCCACAAACAAAAACTCTGATTTCAACCTATTCTCTTACTCCTTACCAAAAACtgagcttttctttttttttttcttttttttttttttttgttggtaaaaaaAACTGAGCTTTCTCATTACCAATAAAACTCAGGAGGACCACTAGAGCATAAGCGAGCGATCTAAGAAATCATTATTTCCACCACATTATGCAAGTGGATCCTGTCCCTGAAGAAGTTATTTATTCTCAATCAAAACAAAGACCCCAAAGAGAGTGAAACATCAACTCTGTCCAAATGTGGAAATATGGTAGATCCTCTTTATAAAATCTGTAGGTGTATGAAATGTCCTCGATACGCAGCGAACCGCCATGCAACATTTGGAGGACAAACTATGAGGCCACGTGGCGTGATTAGATGACAAATTGGTGTTGACttgtgggagaaagaatgcAAGGAAACGTGGCATGTTTAGTTATTGTCCCTTAAGATTTGGAACGTATCTTACGAAGATAAGTATAATGCTCAAAATGCTCAATCACAGGATACTAATTAAGTAGAAGGTCACTATACGAAATGCCCAAATCAAGGATTGTCATAAACAGATTCTTTCCAAACAGATATATCTTCCAAATTGCGATTTTGATTCGACAGGCAACACCAGAGTGGAAGTGGATCTTTGTTCTCCAACTAGAAATATCTTATGCGCACCATTGAGTACTATGGAGAACTGGTGTGCCTTCCAGTTGAATTTCTCTTATTTATGATTTGGAGGACAGTGACACCCCTTGCAAGTGCTTTCGATAGCCAATATTTCCATCATTTTGTTAGGTACTTGGATAGTTTTCATTCTCAAAAGCTAAtcattaaggagagggtgcctaAGTACCTATTattcaatgtgggactattttttCCGTCTTCCGTGTGGAATCCCAACACATTTATCCCAGATCTCTTAACATTTTATGGGCCAATTCTCTCA
The sequence above is a segment of the Telopea speciosissima isolate NSW1024214 ecotype Mountain lineage chromosome 7, Tspe_v1, whole genome shotgun sequence genome. Coding sequences within it:
- the LOC122667407 gene encoding laccase-14-like produces the protein MLVEQGKTYLLRIINAGVDEIMFFAIAQHNITVVGVDASYIKPLPRDYIVIPPGQTIDALLEANQSPNQYYMAARAYSSGQGVVFDNTTTTAILQYSAHQYTPSSFPSLPYLPFYNDTAASVSFTGALRSLASKDHPAKVPLMVDTQLISTISVNTFPCRSINNSTCQGPNGTRFAASMNNITYRNPSVSILQAYYKDMIKVFGESFPNQPPLIYNFTGDFLPQQLQTPMRGTEVKLLDYNSAMEIVLQGTNLVAGEDHPMHLHGHSFCLVGWGFGNFDKNKDPLRYNLIDPPLQNTGLVPKKGWIAIRFRADNPAFPLSVFVVVVATMLVILVIDFRGLVHALPFGASPYMGNGYCAHNKEWLEISNKCNFTMSEYLWRSLALFCCSVLFYRVVT